DNA from Rhinolophus sinicus isolate RSC01 linkage group LG16, ASM3656204v1, whole genome shotgun sequence:
TTAACACACCCCCTCTCTGGACATGGCCGTGTACGTGCGGGAGAGATCATAAGCCACTGAGAGCCTGAAGGGCCGTGAAGAAAACGCGAATGCGAtagtgatgggggaggggtgggcaacAGTAAGTATAGTGGTGAACGAAGCATCTGAGGGGACACACAAGCTGAGCCCTTAAAGAAATGAAGGAGCTGGCCACGTGGAGATCTGCAGGGAGAGCACGGCAGGCCCCAGGTTCAGCAAACAAAGGGCCTTGAGGCCAGTGGAAGCCAGAAAGCCAACGAacaggaggcagaggtgggagcaacaaaggaacaaggtaGGAAAGGAAGCCAGAGAAGAAGGCTGCAGTCAGTCCAcgtagaaggaaagaaacatggaTTTTCCTCTAAGTTTACAGAGAGGGTTGGAGGCAAAGAATGACATGAACTGAGAAAAAGCAAGGAGCCCAAGTATATTTTTCAAGCTATTTATAAAAACTGGAGATTCaataaagaataaagtatttCAGTCTCTAGATGAGTCTTGACAAGGGCCTTCTGATCAAAGAAGCAATActctatttttaagaataaattacaCATCTATAATTTAAAGGTGCTCAGGTGAGAAATGGGACCTACCACTGATAATTCAAGTTGATGCATGGTACAGGACTAGACATAAGAACCTGGGCTTTAAACTAACATAAGCAGCATTCTGTTACAGTGATGTGCAATTCCATTTGTGTGACTATCTCAGAGATCATGGGAAGAGTTAAAAATGATGTTACTTTTAACAAACAAATGTACATTTATGTGTATGTTAAGTATGTGGGCCCATCCCAGGTTCCAGCCGGGGCCTAACCATAGGTGTTCTCCAGTCTAGTTACTGTTTCTCTCAAAAATCCAAGATTTGACCAGTTTTATCTAAATCAGTAATTTGAGGCATATCTGTGACCCCCTACATTATTCTCCCACACTTAAcccagttattatttttaaactgaccatatagaaaaataaaagataaaaataaataaaaactgaccaTATAGAAATCTCATCTTTTTTttggtgagggaggaggaggaaggatgaaaaaggtgaCAAAAACAGTGTGTCACAACTCCAAAAGGCCAGCAGTAATTTTAAAGGTCTCTGTTAAACTAAATCTGACTTACATGAGCTGAATGTCCAATCTCAAAATAACCCTTGTTACCTAAATAACTGCTTTAATTTTCAAAGCCCTGAGTTCCGTAAATTTCTAAGGTTCAGTTTGCAACTGGACCTAAAGTTGTCTTAGTCCATTTAAACCATTCTCTTGCAGTTTGGAAATTAAAACTCCCAAAGGAAGTATGCAGGGGACTGGAATTGGAGAatggaaatcatttaaaaaaaaaaaagttttaaaccaTGAGATGTTAGGTACACATCTGGATAGCTATCCATTTGGAGTTTGATGGATTCTCCCACTCTATCTTTTTACCTCTCCTGTACTTTGCACGTGTTATTATAGTTGCCTGAATGGCAGGCCCAGGCAGAACCTTAAGACTATTTAGGTCCTTCCTTATGGTCACTTCCCATCAATGAGCTTCGttttgtacatttataaaatggggaaaatgaaaccCATCTCACAAGGGTTTCTTGAGGCCTAAACATGGTAACCTATGAAAAGCATTTAACACAGTGCCAGACATGGAATAAGTGCACGATAAATGAAAGCAGTTATGACCAAGACAGGTAACACAGCACAGTGGTCAAGAATTCAGGGTTTGGGGTCAGACTGTCGGGGTTCTCATCTACATTTACAGGCTACATGGCTTTACATAAGTTACACAATCTGttgtctgtttcctcttctgcataaatggaaatagaaatactACACAGTGTTGTTtagggcagtgtttctcaaatgatCTGTGGTAAAGGACTCGTTTTTACAACTGTTAGTCTATCCCAGGCCACTACACAGCCCTGGTGCGCATGACTACTAAGCAGGTCCCTGTATCTGTAAATCATTCCAGTTCAGGGACCTTGAACTGGTCTCGACTGGTTTGTATGTTGCAACGTCAACATGTTAAATTTCTACACACTTAATCTCAATTTCTGTAGTCATCTCTTTTGCAGATaacatataccctgtttcccccaaaataagacatagccagacaatcagctctaatgcgtctttgaagcaaaaattaatatgagacctggtattatattttatattatacctggtcttatagtaaaataaaaccaggtcttatattaatttttgctccaaaagatgttcTAATCAGCATTAGAGCttattatccggctaggtcttattttgggggaaacatggtagtttgcAGACACCACTGATATGCAGATCACCCTTTGAAGATTACTGTTCTATAACACTCGTTCTCAACCAGGGAGATTTTAACCCCAGTgaacatctggcaatgtctggagatattttgatTATCTCGACTGGGAGTAaggtgtgctactggcatctagtgggtaaaggCTGgtgatgctgctaaacatcttacaggGCTCAGAAAGTCTCTCTCTACTCCCCACACCCCAACAACAAATCATCTTGTCCAACTTACCAGCAGAAATACTCTTCTAAAGGATAAAGCAGGACAATGTCTGGAATCCCCTTAGCAGAGCGCTAGGTACACAGTAAGTGGTCAATATGACAGACAATAAGTTCGTGTAATTAAGATAATCCGGAAATGATACCATATGGCAACTTTGTAGATACTGAGATACACAATAAGGAAGAGTGGAAGGAAAGACTTTGGCCAAGCAAAAGGCAGAGTTATTTTGAAGTTTGCCAAGTTTAAGCTCCAGGATCCCTTCCAAAGCCACCCATGTGCAGCCATGTATATGGACGTGTGTATATGCGTATGCGTGTTGAAGAGACGCTCCGAAACAAGACGTAGGTTTTAGTACTGGCCGCCACCGCTTTCTAGCTGCGTAAGCTTGGGCAAACCACTTCATCTCTcggagttttatttttaatcttaaaataggGCTAAAAACCGTACCTCTCTTATTTACGGTGAGGCTCCAATGAAATCATGTATACAAAGTGCTTAGCACCACACACGGGATACAGGAAATGCGCAACCAATGTCAGTTATTACTATGACTATTGTTAGGAAAGAAGGGGTGAAGTATATATTATGCGCCTTGTTGCTTAGCCTGGACCCTCACAGCCTGAGGGGAGGGGACCCAGACTGAGACCCAAGTGTCCGGACTCGGAGGTCATTCATGCACCCAGCACGTCTCGCGAGGCTACTACTGTGTACCAGGCGTTCCGCTGAGCGGTCAAGCTCAGGCCTCCTTCCCCAGGCCTTCGGAATGGAGGCGGCGGCGGTACCGcgacgctcacacacacacacacaccccgcccccGCCGCAGTCCACCCGGCGCGTCAGGCTCCCGGGGCCCCAAGAGGCGGAAGCGCAGGCCCGACCCGCCCGCCCGTCAGCCCGAGGCCGCTCACCCAGGTTCTGCCCACGCAGCACCGCGTACGGTCGGCTCCGCTCCGACGACTCCACCGGACTCTGGGCCTCCGCCTGCCCTACTAGGAAGCTGCACAGGTGGCAGCATAGCCACCACCACACCACACGCAGCATCTTCCTAGGCTCCTCGGGTCCAAGAGCCCACTTCCGCCGGAAACCCCATCCCAGTCTCCAGCCGCGCCCCGCCTTCCGTCGCCGCATCCGCTTATCAGGCGCGCGTCGTTGCCAGGGTAACTGTAAGGCTTGGCCCGCGTGTCGCCCCCCTCACGGTTCCTCCAGGTTCATCGTTCCTCGGTGAGCTATGTTAACACCCGGCCCGCTTTCGGAGGGATCACTGTTCCGTTCGAGGCCATGGCCACCTCTGTCACTGTTCTGCTAGTGCCCAACGTTCCCCCTTCCTTTGGGCTCCAGGTTTCTTTCCTCAGAGGTCTCTTAGGTCCAGGTCCAAAATGGACCTGTGgaaggttttttttaataaatccgTGCATTTTCATATTAAACCTTCTCCACAAGCCTGAGAAATAGACACtgcattcccattttacaaatgccaccttctccttcctaaattaaaagaaaatatttcctagtGCCAATTTTGTACGCACTCTTCCAGAGAACAGATACAGAGGGAACACAGCCAcactgctgtggggacagagtcccagagagcagtttccacgctctcggcctcacgtggaaaggtgctggctccagtagtagatggccatcagctgtgactagttggccatcagctgttaccggttagccattagccactgatataactgcggtggctatgttggttggttggttggcagagaagctgatggcagattgcagatcatgtggctcctgctccctgtgtctccaacacagccaccagcgagaatatagtggtatgactcccctacctatggttccgtgggtgttcctttttggcctcaccatatcctgcgttcttgtgcggggagcgggagctgaaacCCTGTATGCCACTACTTTCACTGGGTTGGGAACAGGTCAACTATTGTGATTGTAGATGTCAAAATCCAATACCAGGCCTCAGCAGTCTAAATTCAGAGgttttaaaaaaggagggaaacTGGGGTTTCATGGCGGGATTCCATGGGTGGATGCGCACAGGGTCCCTGCCTGACTGTGTGCTGCCTGGGAGAGTAGTGGGATGGGACCAGCCCTTGAGTGGGAGGAGTGGACATGGGTGACAGAGATTAGGAGGGTCTGGGTAATTTTCAGAGACGGTCCTGTGATGGGGTCACAGGTTGTGGCTAAGGAGTGATCCCTCTCAGAGGACACGCAGGATAGAAGCTGGTGGTTGGAGTTCTGATCCTAAGGGGTAGAGGGGACCTCAGAGCCCCTTGTGGGGATTGGCTGAAAACCTTGCATAACCATAATGTTGGGGTGGAATTGCTGTAATCTGGAAGAGACCATTTTAACTAGGAGGTTAAAGAGACAAGGTCCAAACAGTATTCTTCAGATCTAGAACCATGAACCATCGTCCTGGAAGGAACCAGTCCTAATACGGTGTATGGATTTGGGGCTAGTGGGTGCATTGGAATAACTGCCTCATTTATTATCCGGAGGTCCTGAACTAAGCAGTACTGGCCAGTTTCCTAACTGGCAGAACGGGCATGTTGCAAGGAGAGTTACAGGGAATTAAGAGGCTGTGATTAAGGAATTTTTCAATGGTTGGCTGTAAGCCAAGTTGGGCCTCTTTACTAACAGGGTATTGAGGTTTGCAAGGAAAAGAAGTGGGGTTTTTTAAATCTAGTCTGAACGGGGATAATATGGCTGGCTCATTTCGGGGTCTCTTGGTCTCACATTATAGGAGGAACTTGGATTCTTATTTCTGGAGGAATATTTATAAGTTCCTCTGAGTGATCGGATAGTTGTAATAAAGCCGTTATTGTCGGGTCAGAGGGAAGAAGTTGGAGACTGGTTTGCAGCTTTTGCATGATGTCCCAGCCTAATAAAGGGGTGAGACGACGGGGCATGACTTAAACAACTGTGAGTGAAAGCTAGATTTCCAAAGCAACATGGCAAGGGTAATGTGTGCCTACAGGTAGGTAGTAGGATTGACTTCTACACCAGTAAGGACAGGAGAAAACTCAAGAGGCGGGCCAGAGCACTGGAGAAGGGCAGCGTAAGTGGTTCCCTTTGCACTCccatagtaagaaaaataatattcttacCTGCCACTTGGAGTGTTACCCTGGGTTCAGCCTCTGTGATGTGAAGAAGGGGAACCTGGACGAACCCTGGGGCCTGTCAGGCAAGAGGTTAGGTGTCATCTGGGCCAGTGTGGAAGCAGGATGGCCCCCTCCTTGAGGGAAGAGAGGACAGACAGTCCCTTCTCCAATGTCCCTCCTT
Protein-coding regions in this window:
- the LG16H12orf76 gene encoding uncharacterized protein C12orf76 homolog gives rise to the protein MRRRKAGRGWRLGWGFRRKWALGPEEPRKMLRVVWWWLCCHLCSFLVGQAEAQSPVESSERSRPYAVLRGQNLVLMGTILSILLVIMILMAFCVYKPIRRR